In Meiothermus ruber DSM 1279, the following proteins share a genomic window:
- a CDS encoding coiled-coil domain-containing protein, producing MKPIEVFAVVGAGGLAAFGLYTYARSRPKAEETVPGIPPQVPTHPGVSGQERTSLCQVLTGYRSKLKEYEDLRADAEKKMRDLESLAQGNCRSYAQDPTFQYHCNGFPICGINEWWTVSGTQTNQDAYNACMTFLQAGGGLEQRKHPKKEGSSWDDTWADIDRINSQIGAAYNQVQNLRNQYQEAQRQAEEARQQINNLRRRIADLEAQGVFC from the coding sequence GTGAAGCCGATTGAGGTATTCGCTGTTGTGGGCGCCGGAGGCCTGGCCGCCTTTGGGCTGTACACCTACGCCAGGAGCCGGCCCAAAGCGGAAGAGACGGTGCCCGGCATCCCGCCCCAGGTGCCCACCCACCCCGGTGTTTCAGGGCAGGAGCGCACCAGTTTGTGCCAGGTGCTCACCGGATACCGCTCCAAATTGAAAGAGTACGAAGACCTGCGGGCCGATGCCGAAAAAAAGATGCGCGACCTGGAAAGCCTGGCCCAGGGCAACTGCCGCAGTTACGCCCAGGATCCCACCTTCCAGTACCACTGCAACGGCTTTCCAATATGCGGTATCAACGAATGGTGGACAGTAAGCGGCACCCAGACCAACCAGGACGCCTACAACGCCTGCATGACCTTCCTGCAGGCCGGGGGTGGCCTCGAGCAGCGCAAACACCCCAAAAAAGAAGGCAGCTCCTGGGACGATACCTGGGCGGACATTGACCGCATCAACAGCCAGATCGGGGCCGCCTATAACCAGGTGCAGAATCTGCGCAACCAGTACCAGGAGGCCCAGCGCCAGGCGGAAGAAGCGCGGCAGCAGATCAACAACCTGCGCCGCCGGATTGCTGATCTGGAAGCCCAGGGGGTGTTTTGCTGA
- a CDS encoding transglycosylase SLT domain-containing protein, with protein MEANPRLKNTSCSECGGRSLAAVVAGALAQAEGLEVPPDLVVAVAWHESTFNPHVDRVAEALRISNNGANCASGTEIGPMQVKPCAFRTVRLDPTLLLNMPTPVRIQYAVSAGILYLRWLKNIRLPGASWCEVLHAYNVGPGAFLAGQRNASYVQAILGKVGEYSELRV; from the coding sequence GTGGAAGCTAACCCGCGCCTGAAAAATACCTCGTGCAGTGAGTGCGGGGGCCGCTCGCTGGCGGCGGTGGTGGCCGGGGCCCTGGCCCAGGCCGAGGGGCTGGAGGTGCCCCCCGATCTGGTGGTGGCAGTGGCCTGGCACGAGAGCACCTTCAACCCGCATGTAGACCGGGTGGCGGAGGCCCTGCGAATAAGCAACAACGGGGCCAACTGCGCTTCGGGTACGGAAATTGGCCCCATGCAGGTCAAGCCGTGCGCGTTCAGGACTGTGCGACTTGATCCAACGCTCCTGCTCAACATGCCCACGCCGGTGCGGATTCAGTACGCGGTGTCTGCCGGCATTTTGTACCTGCGCTGGCTGAAAAACATTCGCCTGCCCGGTGCATCCTGGTGTGAGGTGCTGCACGCCTACAACGTGGGGCCGGGGGCCTTCCTGGCGGGGCAGCGGAATGCAAGCTATGTGCAGGCCATTCTGGGTAAGGTGGGGGAGTATTCGGAGTTGAGGGTTTAG
- a CDS encoding HD-GYP domain-containing protein, translating into MLPGLIALGFVAWLRERDRLKQKELEDSLRHMHLLEEASLSISTANDPLELTENAMAYLHNLGIAPHLAFVRFREGKPVVVSAKGALERYRGRHLPQQKLSTHASLTDSFTVGNYLEGIPESVGWSTAAVPVSARQKRPLGVVILAREGNKPFHSEEKAIANSLIRVMGAQLGQMEALKQLEDAYDGTLRALGLALEFRDHETQGHTKRVVAWSDQLAQDVGLDASMRKFLRWGAYLHDIGKLSIPDNILRKPDKLNDEEWEIMKSHVVRGWEMLSRVPFLPQETLEVVRHHHENWDGSGYPDGLKGQDIPILARIFAVVDTFDALYSPRPYKRAWKPAEIIEELNRLKGKKLDPKLVDIFIKRITSPSGKEVMEAANPSKVSAKA; encoded by the coding sequence ATGCTTCCTGGACTAATTGCGCTGGGCTTTGTGGCATGGTTGCGCGAGCGTGACAGGCTAAAACAGAAGGAGCTCGAGGATTCCTTGCGGCACATGCATTTGCTAGAAGAGGCAAGCCTGAGCATCAGCACAGCCAACGACCCCCTCGAGCTTACCGAAAACGCCATGGCCTATCTGCACAACCTGGGCATTGCCCCGCACCTGGCTTTTGTGCGTTTTCGCGAGGGCAAGCCGGTGGTGGTGAGCGCCAAAGGCGCCCTCGAGCGCTACCGTGGACGTCATTTGCCCCAACAAAAACTGAGCACCCATGCCTCCCTCACCGACAGCTTTACGGTGGGCAATTACCTCGAGGGCATCCCAGAAAGCGTAGGCTGGTCCACGGCCGCGGTGCCGGTCTCGGCCCGGCAAAAGCGCCCTCTGGGCGTGGTGATTCTGGCCCGGGAAGGCAATAAACCCTTTCATTCGGAAGAAAAGGCCATTGCCAACTCGCTCATTCGGGTGATGGGGGCTCAGCTTGGGCAGATGGAGGCCCTCAAGCAGCTCGAGGACGCCTACGACGGCACGCTGCGCGCTTTGGGTCTGGCGCTGGAATTCCGCGACCACGAGACCCAGGGTCATACCAAGCGGGTGGTGGCCTGGTCTGATCAACTCGCACAGGATGTGGGCCTCGATGCTTCGATGCGCAAGTTCCTGCGCTGGGGGGCTTACCTGCACGATATCGGTAAACTCTCCATCCCCGACAACATCCTGCGCAAGCCCGATAAGCTCAACGATGAAGAGTGGGAAATTATGAAAAGCCATGTGGTGAGGGGGTGGGAGATGCTATCACGGGTGCCCTTTCTACCCCAGGAAACCCTCGAGGTGGTGCGCCACCATCACGAGAACTGGGATGGCAGTGGTTACCCCGACGGCCTGAAGGGGCAGGATATCCCCATTCTGGCGCGCATCTTTGCGGTGGTGGATACCTTCGATGCGCTCTACAGCCCCCGCCCCTACAAGCGGGCCTGGAAACCTGCGGAAATTATCGAGGAGCTTAACCGCCTCAAGGGTAAAAAGCTCGACCCCAAGCTGGTTGACATCTTTATCAAGCGCATCACCTCGCCCTCCGGTAAGGAAGTCATGGAGGCTGCCAATCCCAGCAAAGTTAGCGCTAAGGCCTAA
- a CDS encoding ATP-binding protein, with the protein MQLFPPLHPTPLAELFYARVPKGEPWAWVLSKRILSDEILARRLLSEPLSPGLADWIDQELARLRRELDHLRKEHPFSDFGHLEPSPAEALALEALLKGSAASVQALYRTYGYGIYLYHSAFIFDGQVKAIEKPDPACFDDLVGYARQIGALRANVERFVAGRPAVPMLLYGARGTGKSTSVKALRTHYADRGLRLVEVLPEGLDQLPALMEALAPLPFRFVLFMDDLAFAEGDARFHLLKVLLEGAVYERPANVLVVATSNRRNLVSQHWAERPDPNASDPASWDTLQDKLALADRFGLVLTFPPFDQQLYLEAVAHLLGGQLDEATRQAALRFALEGRGFSGRTARHFASQQ; encoded by the coding sequence ATGCAGCTTTTCCCTCCCTTACACCCAACCCCGCTGGCCGAACTTTTTTATGCTCGAGTACCCAAAGGTGAGCCCTGGGCCTGGGTTTTGAGCAAACGCATACTCTCCGACGAGATCCTGGCCCGACGTCTGCTGAGCGAGCCTCTGAGTCCTGGGCTGGCCGACTGGATCGATCAGGAGCTGGCGCGGCTGCGCAGGGAGCTGGATCACCTCAGAAAAGAGCACCCTTTTTCTGATTTTGGACACCTCGAGCCCAGCCCGGCCGAAGCCCTGGCGCTGGAGGCCCTGCTAAAGGGCTCTGCTGCTTCTGTGCAAGCCCTCTACCGGACGTATGGTTACGGGATTTATCTTTACCATAGCGCTTTTATCTTCGATGGTCAGGTGAAAGCCATTGAGAAGCCCGATCCAGCCTGCTTTGACGATCTGGTGGGCTATGCCCGGCAGATCGGTGCGCTGCGCGCCAACGTGGAGCGTTTTGTTGCAGGCCGTCCGGCGGTGCCCATGCTTTTGTACGGGGCGCGGGGTACCGGTAAATCCACTTCAGTGAAGGCCCTGCGCACCCACTACGCCGACCGTGGCCTGCGGCTGGTGGAGGTTTTGCCCGAGGGGCTGGATCAACTGCCTGCGCTGATGGAGGCGCTGGCCCCGCTGCCCTTTCGCTTTGTGCTGTTCATGGACGACCTGGCCTTTGCCGAGGGGGATGCGCGGTTCCACCTCCTCAAGGTGCTGCTCGAGGGTGCGGTCTACGAACGGCCTGCCAACGTGCTGGTGGTGGCGACCTCCAACCGGCGCAACCTGGTCTCCCAGCACTGGGCCGAGCGCCCCGACCCCAACGCCAGCGACCCCGCTTCCTGGGACACCCTGCAGGACAAGCTGGCCCTGGCCGACCGCTTCGGGCTGGTGCTCACCTTTCCGCCTTTCGACCAGCAGCTTTACCTCGAGGCCGTCGCGCATCTGCTTGGAGGGCAGCTTGACGAGGCCACCCGTCAGGCCGCCCTGCGCTTTGCCCTCGAGGGCCGGGGCTTTTCCGGGCGCACAGCCCGGCACTTTGCCAGTCAGCAATAG
- a CDS encoding CTP synthase yields MKYIFVTGGVVSSLGKGILTSSLGAILRGRGYRVTAIKIDPYVNVDAGTMRPYEHGEVFVTGDGAETDLDIGHYERFLDIDLSRANNITTGQVYLSVIQKERRGEYLSQTVQVIPHITDEIKDRIRRTAQEQNAEIVVVEVGGTVGDIESLPFLEAIRQFQFDEDDQDIMYLHLTLVPYFAASEEFKTKPTQHSVSTLRGVGIQPDVLVLRSEKMVPEDVRKKVALFTNVHAGEVFSSPTVQHLYEMPLVLEEQGLGRVVEKKLGLEPIQPNLSFWQNAVRKLKQPKDEVTVAFVGKYVKMPDAYLSILEGFRHAGIAHDARVNVKWVNAEEITDLAKAAELLGQVDGVLVGPGFGIRGVEGKILAARYAREHRVPYFGICLGLQIAVIEYARNVLGLEGANSTEFDPYTPHPVIDLMPEQLEVEGMGGTMRLGNWPMRIHPETLLYKLYGKELVYERHRHRYEVNPAYVQRLIEGGLTVSAVTPGVQGRGEGLVEAIELADHPFFIGLQAHPELSSRPMRVSPPFFGFIGAALERKRQALFQSI; encoded by the coding sequence ATGAAATACATTTTTGTGACCGGCGGTGTGGTGAGCAGTCTGGGCAAGGGCATCCTTACCTCCAGCCTGGGGGCCATTTTGCGGGGGCGGGGCTACCGCGTAACCGCCATCAAGATCGACCCTTACGTCAACGTGGACGCGGGCACCATGCGCCCCTACGAACACGGGGAAGTTTTTGTCACCGGCGATGGGGCCGAGACCGACCTGGACATCGGCCACTACGAGCGCTTTCTGGACATAGACCTCTCACGGGCCAACAACATCACCACCGGCCAGGTGTATCTGTCGGTGATCCAGAAAGAGCGCCGCGGGGAGTACCTCTCTCAGACCGTGCAGGTGATTCCTCACATCACCGACGAGATCAAAGACCGCATCCGCCGCACCGCCCAGGAGCAAAACGCCGAGATTGTGGTGGTGGAGGTGGGGGGTACGGTGGGCGACATCGAGAGCCTGCCCTTCCTGGAGGCCATCCGCCAGTTTCAGTTCGACGAAGACGATCAGGACATCATGTATCTGCACCTGACGTTGGTGCCCTACTTCGCGGCCTCCGAGGAGTTCAAAACCAAACCCACCCAGCACTCGGTCTCCACCCTGCGCGGGGTGGGTATCCAGCCCGATGTGCTGGTGCTGCGCTCGGAGAAGATGGTGCCGGAGGATGTGCGTAAAAAAGTGGCCCTATTTACCAACGTGCACGCCGGCGAGGTCTTCAGCAGCCCCACCGTACAGCACCTCTACGAGATGCCGCTGGTGCTGGAGGAGCAGGGTTTGGGGCGCGTGGTGGAGAAAAAGCTGGGTCTGGAGCCCATCCAGCCCAACCTGAGCTTCTGGCAGAACGCCGTGCGCAAGCTCAAGCAACCCAAAGACGAGGTGACGGTGGCCTTCGTGGGCAAGTACGTGAAGATGCCCGACGCCTACCTGAGCATCCTGGAAGGCTTCCGCCACGCCGGCATCGCCCACGACGCGCGGGTCAACGTCAAGTGGGTCAACGCCGAGGAGATTACCGATCTGGCCAAGGCCGCCGAGCTGCTGGGCCAGGTGGACGGCGTGCTGGTGGGGCCTGGCTTTGGCATCCGGGGGGTGGAGGGCAAAATCCTGGCAGCCCGCTACGCCCGCGAGCATCGGGTGCCCTATTTTGGCATCTGCCTGGGGCTGCAAATCGCGGTGATCGAGTACGCCCGGAATGTGCTGGGCCTCGAGGGGGCCAACAGCACCGAGTTTGACCCCTACACCCCCCACCCGGTGATCGACCTGATGCCCGAGCAGCTCGAGGTCGAGGGGATGGGCGGCACCATGCGGCTGGGCAACTGGCCCATGCGCATTCACCCCGAAACCCTGCTCTACAAGCTCTACGGCAAGGAACTGGTCTACGAGCGCCACCGCCACCGCTACGAGGTCAACCCCGCCTACGTGCAGCGGCTCATCGAGGGCGGCCTGACGGTCTCGGCGGTCACGCCCGGCGTGCAAGGCCGGGGGGAAGGGCTGGTCGAGGCGATTGAGCTGGCCGACCACCCCTTCTTTATTGGCCTGCAGGCCCACCCCGAACTCTCCAGCCGCCCCATGCGGGTCTCACCGCCCTTCTTTGGCTTCATTGGCGCCGCCCTCGAGCGCAAGCGCCAGGCTCTATTCCAGTCCATCTAG
- a CDS encoding MBL fold metallo-hydrolase, whose translation MARATRLSSEVAPGIFAIPVSIPYPFKYVNCYLLMPGPGVSGGPVLVDCALDTPEARSGLEAALQEHGLGFGDLEHLVITHHHPDHYGLAGLIEAQGPTVWMLDVEKARGHIFWTEPEEMTRSGQELFYRHGVHDGYLSDLGKEMAKTRSRVHPARNLRTFGDGQTLELAGMRLRVVWTPGHADGHAMLLRESDGVLLAGDQILERISPNIGLWAYSYPNPLQHYFESLEKTAALGASLALPGHYRPIRDIAGRVAELKAHHRERLGFLLGLMDSTPQTCWQLSLGLFPGDLNLAQRRFAWSETLAHLEYLVAEGLVKRLELDGIVHYSRS comes from the coding sequence ATGGCACGCGCCACCCGCCTGTCCTCCGAGGTTGCACCGGGCATATTTGCCATCCCGGTTTCCATCCCGTACCCCTTCAAATACGTGAACTGCTATCTGCTGATGCCGGGCCCCGGGGTTAGCGGGGGGCCGGTGCTGGTGGACTGTGCGCTCGACACCCCCGAGGCCCGGAGCGGTCTCGAGGCCGCCTTGCAGGAGCACGGCCTGGGCTTTGGCGACCTCGAGCACCTGGTGATAACCCACCACCACCCCGACCACTACGGCCTGGCCGGGCTGATCGAGGCCCAGGGGCCCACGGTCTGGATGCTGGACGTGGAAAAGGCTCGAGGGCACATCTTCTGGACTGAGCCCGAGGAGATGACCCGCAGCGGGCAGGAATTGTTCTACCGCCATGGCGTGCACGATGGCTACCTGAGCGACCTGGGCAAGGAGATGGCCAAAACCCGCAGCCGGGTGCACCCGGCCCGGAACCTTCGAACCTTTGGTGACGGGCAGACCCTCGAGCTGGCAGGCATGCGCTTGCGGGTGGTCTGGACGCCGGGCCACGCCGACGGCCACGCCATGCTGCTGCGCGAGTCGGATGGGGTGCTGCTGGCTGGTGACCAGATCCTGGAGCGCATCTCGCCCAACATTGGCCTCTGGGCCTACTCGTACCCCAACCCTTTGCAGCACTACTTCGAGTCGCTGGAAAAAACCGCCGCCCTGGGGGCCTCGCTGGCCCTGCCGGGGCACTACCGGCCCATCCGGGACATTGCCGGGCGCGTAGCCGAACTCAAAGCCCACCACCGGGAGCGGCTGGGGTTCTTGCTAGGCCTGATGGACAGCACGCCCCAGACCTGCTGGCAGCTATCGCTGGGGCTGTTTCCGGGCGACCTCAACCTGGCCCAGCGGCGCTTCGCCTGGTCGGAAACCCTGGCGCACCTGGAGTACCTGGTGGCCGAGGGGCTGGTGAAGCGGCTCGAGCTCGACGGAATCGTGCACTATAGCCGCAGCTAA
- a CDS encoding dodecin, producing MSKVYKKVELVGSSSESLEDAIKVALARARQTLRSLDWFEVKEIRGSLTDGYVNSYQVTLLVGFRLEEGE from the coding sequence ATGAGCAAGGTCTATAAGAAGGTGGAGCTGGTGGGCAGCAGTTCAGAGAGCCTCGAGGACGCCATCAAGGTAGCGCTGGCTCGAGCCCGCCAGACCCTGCGCAGCCTGGACTGGTTCGAGGTCAAAGAGATTCGCGGCAGCCTGACCGACGGTTATGTGAACAGCTACCAGGTCACGCTGCTGGTCGGCTTCCGGCTCGAAGAGGGAGAATAG
- a CDS encoding gamma-glutamyltransferase family protein: MNLNQYPYPSRRHVVTGKRGAVATSQPQAALAGMEMLLAGGNAVDAALAMAIALTVLEPTSNGIGSDAFALVHDGEKLHGLSANGLSPAGLDFATFAAGGAVPTRGWLPVTVPGAPDAWRELHQKFGKLPFERLFEPAIRYAEEGFAVTPETGRNWRRIEAVYGPLQDACFQPFKAVFMPGGKAPRPGEIWRSPRHAETLRELARTHSESFYRGKLADRIADFAAATGGYLTRADLAAYRSEWVEPLSVRYRGLEVHQIPPPGQGIAALMALKILEGFELSQYPRDSVEGFHLQLEAMKLAFADVQKYVGDPRYMTVSAADLLHPDYLAQRRGLIGEQALPVQAGAPQGGTVYLCAADGELQVSFIQSNYMGFGAGIVVDGTGISLQNRGAGFVLEEGHVNQYAPAKKPFHTIIPGFLTREGKPLGPFGVMGGHMQPQGHLQVVVNLEDYHMNPQAALDAPRWQWTQGLRVELEPAVPLHLVQGLKERGHEVVLQSEWASFGRGQMILKPAAAFLAATEPRADGMALAW; this comes from the coding sequence ATGAACCTCAACCAGTATCCCTATCCCTCCCGCCGCCACGTGGTGACCGGCAAACGGGGCGCAGTAGCCACCAGCCAGCCCCAGGCCGCCCTGGCCGGCATGGAGATGCTCCTGGCCGGGGGCAACGCGGTGGACGCGGCCCTGGCCATGGCCATAGCCCTAACCGTGCTCGAGCCCACCTCCAACGGCATCGGCTCCGATGCCTTTGCCCTGGTGCACGACGGAGAGAAGCTGCACGGCCTGAGCGCCAACGGCCTGAGCCCCGCCGGTCTGGACTTTGCAACCTTTGCCGCAGGCGGAGCAGTGCCCACCCGCGGCTGGCTGCCGGTCACGGTGCCGGGGGCGCCCGACGCCTGGCGCGAGCTGCACCAAAAGTTTGGCAAGCTGCCCTTCGAGCGGCTTTTCGAGCCGGCCATCCGCTACGCCGAGGAGGGCTTTGCCGTCACCCCCGAGACCGGGCGCAACTGGCGGCGCATCGAGGCGGTGTATGGCCCCCTGCAGGACGCCTGTTTTCAACCCTTCAAAGCGGTCTTCATGCCCGGCGGCAAAGCCCCCCGGCCGGGCGAGATCTGGCGCAGCCCGCGGCACGCCGAGACCCTGCGGGAGCTGGCCCGCACCCACAGCGAGAGTTTTTACCGCGGTAAACTGGCCGACCGGATCGCCGATTTTGCCGCGGCCACCGGGGGTTACCTGACCCGCGCCGACCTGGCCGCCTACCGCTCGGAGTGGGTGGAGCCCCTCTCGGTGCGGTACCGGGGCCTCGAGGTACACCAGATACCCCCCCCAGGGCAGGGCATCGCGGCCCTGATGGCGCTGAAAATCCTCGAGGGCTTCGAGCTAAGCCAGTACCCCCGCGACTCGGTGGAGGGCTTCCACCTGCAGCTCGAGGCCATGAAGCTGGCCTTTGCCGACGTGCAAAAATACGTGGGCGACCCCCGCTACATGACCGTCTCGGCCGCCGACCTGCTGCACCCGGACTACCTGGCCCAGCGCCGGGGCCTGATAGGTGAGCAGGCCCTACCGGTGCAGGCCGGTGCGCCCCAGGGGGGCACCGTCTACCTGTGCGCCGCCGACGGCGAGTTGCAGGTCTCCTTTATCCAGTCCAACTACATGGGCTTTGGGGCCGGCATTGTGGTGGACGGCACCGGCATCTCGCTGCAAAACCGGGGTGCCGGTTTTGTGCTGGAAGAAGGGCACGTCAACCAGTACGCCCCGGCCAAGAAACCCTTCCACACCATCATCCCCGGCTTCCTCACCCGCGAGGGCAAGCCCCTGGGGCCCTTTGGGGTAATGGGCGGGCATATGCAGCCCCAGGGGCATCTGCAGGTGGTGGTGAACCTGGAAGACTACCACATGAACCCCCAGGCCGCCCTGGACGCCCCCCGCTGGCAGTGGACGCAAGGCCTCCGGGTGGAGCTCGAGCCCGCCGTGCCCCTGCACCTGGTGCAGGGCCTCAAGGAGCGCGGCCACGAGGTGGTGCTGCAAAGCGAGTGGGCCTCGTTTGGCCGGGGCCAGATGATTTTGAAACCCGCCGCGGCCTTCCTGGCCGCCACCGAGCCACGGGCCGATGGGATGGCCCTGGCCTGGTGA
- the nikC gene encoding nickel transporter permease yields the protein MSNRTLRAFLANRLALAGLVILLLLVLGAIFAPILVPYSPTATDFSALQQPPSSQHWFGTDQLGRDIFSRVLYGARVSLAAGLISVLLALLLGGLIGLVAGFYGGWMDDVLMRLTDAMLAFPFLVLAIALAAVLGPSLQNTMLAIGVVTTPVFARLIRGQVLAERPREYVQAAVALGGSDGRIITRHLLPNILGPLIVQVSLSTATAVLAEATLSFLGLGVQPPTPSWGSMLNDARGYLSQAPHMALFPGLAIFLAVLAFNLIGDGLRDALDPRMKK from the coding sequence ATGAGCAACCGTACGCTGCGCGCCTTTCTTGCCAACCGCCTGGCCCTGGCCGGGCTGGTCATACTGTTGCTGCTGGTGCTGGGGGCCATCTTTGCGCCCATTCTGGTGCCTTATAGCCCCACCGCGACCGATTTCAGCGCCCTGCAACAACCCCCCTCGAGCCAGCACTGGTTTGGCACCGACCAGCTCGGGCGGGACATCTTCTCCAGGGTGCTCTATGGGGCTCGAGTCTCGCTGGCCGCGGGCTTAATCTCGGTGCTGCTGGCTCTGCTGCTGGGAGGCCTGATTGGGCTGGTGGCCGGCTTTTACGGCGGTTGGATGGACGATGTGCTGATGCGTCTGACCGACGCCATGCTGGCCTTTCCTTTCCTGGTGCTGGCCATCGCCCTGGCCGCCGTGCTGGGCCCGAGCCTGCAAAACACCATGCTGGCGATTGGGGTGGTCACCACCCCGGTGTTTGCCCGCCTGATTCGCGGGCAGGTGCTGGCCGAGCGTCCCCGTGAGTATGTGCAGGCCGCCGTCGCCCTGGGCGGCAGCGATGGCCGCATCATCACGCGGCACCTGCTACCCAACATACTCGGGCCATTAATCGTTCAGGTGAGCCTGAGCACGGCCACAGCGGTGCTGGCCGAGGCCACCCTGTCCTTCCTGGGGTTGGGGGTGCAGCCACCCACGCCTTCGTGGGGCTCGATGCTCAACGACGCTCGAGGCTACCTCAGCCAGGCGCCCCATATGGCCCTGTTCCCCGGCCTGGCTATCTTTTTGGCGGTGCTGGCCTTTAACCTGATTGGGGACGGCCTGCGCGATGCCCTGGATCCGCGCATGAAGAAGTAG
- a CDS encoding ABC transporter permease — MFLFVLRRLMGGLPTLLLVTVLVFTLTRVLPGDPARLLLGEEATPELVAQIREELGLNRPILVQYADWLWGLVRGDLGRSIRGNEPVAPIIWQKLPTTLELSLFSLLVAVAIGIPAGVLAALRRNSAIDAGVTVMALSGVSIPNFFLGILLIYVFSIRLAWIPPSGYVEPWVDLQKNLLLMLMPAITLGTALAGAIARFTRNSMLEVLSQDYVRTARAKGLEGRVVVYKHALRNAAIPVVTVIGLQLGGLLGGAVVTEQVFSIPGFGRLLVDSVFNRDFPVLQAVVLISALAVFLINVLTDLLYAAIDPRIRYH, encoded by the coding sequence GTGTTCCTCTTCGTCCTGCGGCGCTTGATGGGTGGTTTGCCCACCCTGTTGCTGGTCACAGTGCTGGTTTTTACGCTGACCCGGGTGTTACCGGGTGACCCGGCCCGGCTGCTGCTGGGCGAAGAGGCCACCCCCGAGCTGGTCGCGCAGATTCGAGAGGAACTGGGGCTCAACCGGCCCATCCTGGTGCAGTATGCCGACTGGCTGTGGGGCCTGGTGAGGGGCGACCTGGGGCGCTCGATTCGCGGCAACGAGCCGGTGGCCCCGATAATCTGGCAAAAACTACCCACCACCCTGGAGCTCAGCCTGTTTTCGCTTCTGGTGGCCGTTGCAATCGGCATTCCGGCGGGGGTGCTGGCGGCGTTGCGAAGAAACAGCGCCATTGATGCAGGCGTAACCGTGATGGCCCTTTCGGGGGTCTCCATCCCCAACTTTTTTCTGGGCATCCTGCTGATCTACGTGTTCAGCATCCGCCTGGCCTGGATACCGCCTTCTGGCTACGTTGAGCCCTGGGTAGACCTGCAAAAAAACCTGCTCCTGATGCTGATGCCCGCCATTACCCTGGGCACCGCGCTGGCCGGCGCCATCGCCCGCTTTACCCGCAACAGCATGCTCGAGGTGCTTTCACAAGACTATGTCCGCACCGCTCGAGCCAAGGGTCTGGAAGGCCGGGTGGTGGTGTACAAGCACGCCTTGCGCAACGCCGCTATCCCGGTCGTAACGGTGATCGGTTTGCAGCTAGGCGGTTTGTTGGGGGGCGCGGTGGTCACCGAGCAGGTTTTCTCCATCCCCGGCTTTGGGCGGCTGCTGGTGGACTCGGTCTTCAACCGCGACTTCCCGGTTTTGCAGGCGGTGGTGCTGATCTCGGCCCTGGCGGTGTTTCTGATCAACGTGCTCACCGACCTGCTTTACGCGGCCATTGACCCGCGCATCCGCTACCACTGA